In the Telopea speciosissima isolate NSW1024214 ecotype Mountain lineage chromosome 2, Tspe_v1, whole genome shotgun sequence genome, one interval contains:
- the LOC122651345 gene encoding probable phosphoribosylformylglycinamidine synthase, chloroplastic/mitochondrial isoform X1, whose translation MITLQSTISNQQMAAAGEITAAEFLQGSRRQNLFLQRSSRKQIHRILWGSLRHQSYSRRIFNGGVISRILLPVKPRAVVSEGVSSLANEESNEIGSSAGEVIHFYRAPLIQENATTELLKSVQTKISSQIIGLKTEHCFNIALSSRLSKEKLEVLKWLLQETYEPQNLGTESFFDKDRQKGVSTVVVEVGPRLSFTTAWSANAVSICQACGLTEVSRLERSRRYLLYLKAGSDLLQEQQIIEFAAMVHDRMTECVYPKKLMSFETSVIPDEVRYIPVMERGREALEEINEEMGLAFDEQDLQYYTKLFRDDIKRNPTTVELFDIAQSNSEHSRHWFFTGKIVIDGQLMSRTLMQIVKSTLQANPNNSVIGFKDNSSAIRGFLVKQLRPVQPGSTSLLSIASHDLDILFTAETHNFPCAVAPYPGAETGAGGRIRDTHATGRGSFVVASTAGYCVGNLHIEGSYAPWEDLSFTYPSNLASPLQILIDASNGASDYGNKFGEPLIQGYTRTFGMRLPSGERREWLKPIMFSGGIGQIDHIHISKGEPEVGMLVVKIGGPAYRIGMGGGAASSMVSGQNDAELDFNAVQRGDAEMAQKLYRVVRACVEMGEKNPIISIHDQGAGGNCNVVKEIIHPKGAEIDIRAIVVGDHTMSVLEIWGAEYQEQDAILVKPESRGLLQSICDRERVSMAVIGAIDGKGQIVLVDSLAREHCHSSGLPEPPPAVDLDLEKVLGDMPQKCFEFNRMIQTRKPLDIAPGTTLMDSLQRVLRLPSVCSKRFLTTKVDRCVTGLVAQQQTVGPLQITLSDVAVIAQTYNDLSGGACAIGEQPIKGLLDPKAMARLAVGEALTNLVWAKITSLSDVKASGNWMYAAKLDGEGAAMYDAAIALSEAMIELGIAIDGGKDSLSMAAHADGEVVKAPGNLVISAYATCPDITLTVTPDLKLGNDGVLLHVDLAKGKRRLGGSAFAQVFDQVGDECPDLDDAPYLKTVFDFVQELLTGGLISAGHDISDGGLIVCVLEMAFAGNCGVLLDFSSHRKSLFEALFAEELGLVIEISKQNLDVVMEKLDRVGIYFEVIGHVTASPTIELRVDGAIQLKEEMSHLRDMWEETSFHLERFQRLASCVEAEKEGLKSRQRPSWMLSFTPTFTDSKWIEASKKPKVAVIREEGSNGDREMSAAFYAAGFEPWDITMSDLLSGAFSLHQFRGIVFVGGFSYADVLDSAKGWSACIRFNQPLLTQFQEFYNRRDTFSLGVCNGCQLMALLGWVPGAQVGGTLGMGGDPSQPRFIHNQSGRFECRFTSVTIGNSPAIMFKGMEGSTLGVWAAHGEGRAYFPGNDVLDHVLKLDLTPLRYCDDDGKVTEVYPFNPNGSPLGVAAICSPDGRHLAMMPHPERCFLMWQFPWYPKEWDVDKKGPSPWLQMFQNAREWCS comes from the exons ATGATCACTCTACAGTCCACAATCTCC AATCAACAAATGGCTGCTGCAGGGGAAATCACAGCGGCGGAGTTCCTGCAG GGTTCACGGAGGCAAAACCTGTTTCTGCAGAGGAGTTCTCGTAAGCAGATACACCGTATTCTCTGGGGTTCCCTTCGCCATCAAAGCTATTCAAGGAGGATATTTAATGGAGGTGTTATTTCTAGAATTCTCCTTCCTGTAAAACCCAGGGCTGTAGTTTCTGAAGGGGTGAGCAGTTTGGCGAATGAAGAATCAAATGAAATTGGAAGCTCCGCTGGGGAGGTTATACATTTTTATCGTGCCCCCCTGATTCAAGAGAACGCAACCACAGAGCTTCTTAAGTCGGTCCAAACCAAGATTTCCAGTCAGATTATTGGTCTGAAAACTGAGCACTGTTTCAATATTGCGCTTAGCTCCAGGCTCTCAAAAGAGAAGCTTGAAGTACTAAAATGGCTTCTCCAAGAGACGTATGAGCCTCAGAATCTGGGTACCGAGAGTTTTTTTGACAAGGACAGACAGAAAGGTGTCTCCACTGTGGTAGTTGAAGTTGGGCCCCGTCTGTCTTTTACGACGGCATGGTCTGCTAATGCTGTATCAATTTGTCAAGCATGTGGATTGACTGAGGTGAGCCGCTTGGAGAGGTCAAGGAGATACTTGTTGTACCTCAAGGCAGGGTCTGATTTGTTGCAGGAACAGCAAATTATCGAGTTTGCTGCAATGGTTCATGATCGAATGACAGAGTGTGTTTATCCCAAGAAGCTTATGTCATTTGAGACTAGTGTAATTCCCGATGAAGTTCGGTACATTCCAGTCATGGAGAGGGGACGGGAAGCACTGGAGGAGATCAATGAGGAAATGGGTTTGGCCTTTGATGAACAGGATTTACAGTATTACACAAAGCTCTTCAGGGATGACATCAAGAGGAACCCAACAACTGTGGAACTCTTTGATATTGCACAGTCTAACAGTGAGCACAGCAGGCACTGGTTTTTTACTGGGAAAATTGTTATCGATGGCCAGCTTATGAGTAGGACTCTTATGCAGATTGTGAAGAGCACTTTGCAGGCAAATCCAAATAACTCTGTCATTGGGTTCAAGGACAACTCAAGTGCAATCAGGGGCTTCCTGGTGAAGCAGTTGCGGCCAGTGCAGCCTGGTTCAACATCTCTGTTGAGCATTGCTAGTCATGACCTTGATATCTTATTTACTGCAGAGACACACAACTTCCCTTGTGCAGTGGCACCTTATCCTGGTGCAGAGACAGGTGCTGGTGGTCGTATTCGGGATACCCATGCTACTGGGAGGGGGTCTTTTGTTGTGGCCTCCACAGCTGGTTACTGTGTTGGCAACCTTCATATTGAAGGGTCTTATGCACCATGGGAAGATCTTTCTTTCACATACCCTTCAAACTTGGCTTCCCCTCTGCAGATTCTTATTGATGCAAGCAATGGTGCATCTGACTATGGGAATAAATTTGGCGAGCCATTGATTCAGGGGTACACTAGAACTTTTGGAATGAGACTCCCAAGTGGAGAAAGGCGGGAATGGTTAAAGCCGATCATGTTTAGTGGAGGAATTGGGCAGATCGATCACATTCATATATCCAAAGGTGAGCCAGAAGTTGGGATGCTAGTAGTGAAGATTGGAGGACCAGCATATAGGATAGGAATGGGTGGTGGTGCAGCATCAAGCATGGTGAGTGGCCAGAATGACGCAGAGCTTGATTTTAATGCAGTGCAGCGAGGGGATGCAGAGATGGCACAGAAGTTGTACCGTGTTGTCCGTGCTTGTGTTGAGATGGGGGAGAAGAACCCAATTATCAGCATCCATGATCAGGGTGCTGGTGGCAATTGTAATGTTGTCAAAGAAATAATACATCCAAAGGGTGCTGAGATTGATATTCGGGCAATTGTAGTTGGTGACCATACAATGTCAGTTTTAGAAATATGGGGTGCTGAGTACCAAGAACAAGATGCAATACTTGTGAAGCCTGAGAGCCGTGGTCTTCTACAATCAATTTGCGACAGAGAAAGGGTGTCCATGGCTGTTATTGGAGCTATCGATGGTAAGGGTCAAATTGTTCTTGTAGATAGCTTAGCTAGGGAACATTGCCATTCAAGTGGACTTCCTGAGCCCCCTCCTGCTGTGGATCTTGATCTTGAGAAAGTGCTCGGTGATATGCCTCAGAAATGCTTTGAATTCAACCGGATGATTCAAACCCGGAAACCACTTGATATTGCCCCTGGGACCACATTAATGGATTCTCTACAAAGGGTACTAAGGCTTCCATCAGTTTGTTCGAAGCGCTTTTTGACGACTAAAGTAGATAGGTGTGTGACAGGTCTTGTGGCACAGCAGCAGACTGTTGGGCCCTTGCAAATTACACTTTCTGATGTTGCAGTCATTGCTCAAACATATAATGATCTTTCTGGGGGTGCTTGTGCGATTGGGGAGCAGCCCATCAAAGGTTTGCTAGATCCAAAAGCAATGGCGAGGCTTGCTGTTGGAGAAGCACTTACAAACCTCGTCTGGGCTAAGATTACTTCTCTTTCTGATGTGAAGGCAAGTGGGAACTGGATGTACGCTGCTAAGCTTGATGGGGAAGGAGCAGCAATGTATGATGCTGCTATTGCTCTTTCAGAAGCAATGATTGAATTGGGTATTGCAATTGATGGGGGCAAGGACAGCCTTTCCATGGCAGCCCATGCAGATGGTGAGGTTGTCAAGGCTCCTGGAAATCTTGTTATCAGTGCTTACGCCACTTGTCCGGATATAACATTGACAGTGACTCCGGACCTGAAGCTCGGAAATGATGGTGTCCTGCTTCATGTTGATTTGGCTAAAGGAAAGCGGCGTTTGGGTGGATCTGCTTTTGCTCAGGTTTTTGACCAAGTTGGAGATGAATGCCCTGATCTTGATGATGCCCCTTACCTCAAAACAGTTTTCGACTTTGTTCAGGAACTGCTTACTGGTGGATTGATCTCAGCTGGTCATGACATTAGTGATGGTGGGCTGATTGTTTGTGTCCTTGAAATGGCTTTTGCTGGGAACTGTGGTGTCCTTTTGGACTTTAGTTCACATCGTAAGAGCCTCTTTGAAGCACTCTTTGCAGAAGAGCTAGGTCTCGTAATTGAGATTAGCAAGCAGAACTTGGATGTAGTCATGGAGAAGCTTGATAGGGTCGGCATTTACTTTGAGGTCATTGGGCATGTAACTGCTTCACCCACTATAGAACTAAGGGTTGATGGGGCAATCCAATTGAAAGAGGAGATGTCTCACCTCCGAGACATGTGGGAGGAAACTAGTTTCCATCTAGAAAGGTTCCAAAGGTTGGCTTCCTGTGTTGAAGCAGAAAAAGAGGGTTTGAAGAGTAGGCAAAGGCCTTCTTGGATGTTGTCCTTCACTCCTACATTTACTGATTCGAAATGGATCGAAGCAagtaaaaaaccaaaagtagCTGTGATCCGAGAGGAGGGTAGCAATGGGGACAGAGAAATGTCTGCTGCATTTTATGCTGCTGGTTTTGAACCCTGGGATATCACAATGTCAGACCTTCTTAGTGGGGCATTCTCTTTACACCAGTTTCGCGGGATTGTGTTTGTAGGAGGTTTCAGTTATGCAGATGTTCTGGACTCTGCAAAAGGTTGGTCAGCCTGCATAAGGTTCAACCAACCTCTACTAACGCAATTCCAGGAGTTTTATAACAGGCGTGACACATTCAGTCTTGGAGTTTGCAATGGGTGTCAGCTTATGGCTTTGCTGGGATGGGTCCCAGGAGCTCAAGTTGGAGGCACCCTTGGTATGGGTGGGGACCCATCTCAGCCAAGGTTCATCCACAATCAGTCTGGTAGGTTTGAATGCCGCTTCACCAGTGTGACGATAGGTAACTCACCTGCAATAATGTTCAAAGGAATGGAGGGTAGTACATTGGGTGTGTGGGCTGCTCATGGCGAGGGGAGGGCATATTTCCCTGGCAATGATGTTTTAGATCATGTCCTTAAACTTGACTTGACCCCATTGAGATACTGTGATGATGATGGGAAGGTGACAGAGGTTTATCCTTTCAACCCGAATGGGTCTCCATTGGGTGTAGCGGCAATCTGTTCACCAGATGGGAGACACCTTGCCATGATGCCTCATCCTGAGCGATGCTTCCTGATGTGGCAGTTTCCATGGTATCCAAAGGAATGGGATGTGGACAAGAAAGGCCCTAGTCCGTGGCTGCAGATGTTTCAAAATGCTAGGGAGTGGTGTTCTTGA
- the LOC122651345 gene encoding probable phosphoribosylformylglycinamidine synthase, chloroplastic/mitochondrial isoform X2, with the protein MAAAGEITAAEFLQGSRRQNLFLQRSSRKQIHRILWGSLRHQSYSRRIFNGGVISRILLPVKPRAVVSEGVSSLANEESNEIGSSAGEVIHFYRAPLIQENATTELLKSVQTKISSQIIGLKTEHCFNIALSSRLSKEKLEVLKWLLQETYEPQNLGTESFFDKDRQKGVSTVVVEVGPRLSFTTAWSANAVSICQACGLTEVSRLERSRRYLLYLKAGSDLLQEQQIIEFAAMVHDRMTECVYPKKLMSFETSVIPDEVRYIPVMERGREALEEINEEMGLAFDEQDLQYYTKLFRDDIKRNPTTVELFDIAQSNSEHSRHWFFTGKIVIDGQLMSRTLMQIVKSTLQANPNNSVIGFKDNSSAIRGFLVKQLRPVQPGSTSLLSIASHDLDILFTAETHNFPCAVAPYPGAETGAGGRIRDTHATGRGSFVVASTAGYCVGNLHIEGSYAPWEDLSFTYPSNLASPLQILIDASNGASDYGNKFGEPLIQGYTRTFGMRLPSGERREWLKPIMFSGGIGQIDHIHISKGEPEVGMLVVKIGGPAYRIGMGGGAASSMVSGQNDAELDFNAVQRGDAEMAQKLYRVVRACVEMGEKNPIISIHDQGAGGNCNVVKEIIHPKGAEIDIRAIVVGDHTMSVLEIWGAEYQEQDAILVKPESRGLLQSICDRERVSMAVIGAIDGKGQIVLVDSLAREHCHSSGLPEPPPAVDLDLEKVLGDMPQKCFEFNRMIQTRKPLDIAPGTTLMDSLQRVLRLPSVCSKRFLTTKVDRCVTGLVAQQQTVGPLQITLSDVAVIAQTYNDLSGGACAIGEQPIKGLLDPKAMARLAVGEALTNLVWAKITSLSDVKASGNWMYAAKLDGEGAAMYDAAIALSEAMIELGIAIDGGKDSLSMAAHADGEVVKAPGNLVISAYATCPDITLTVTPDLKLGNDGVLLHVDLAKGKRRLGGSAFAQVFDQVGDECPDLDDAPYLKTVFDFVQELLTGGLISAGHDISDGGLIVCVLEMAFAGNCGVLLDFSSHRKSLFEALFAEELGLVIEISKQNLDVVMEKLDRVGIYFEVIGHVTASPTIELRVDGAIQLKEEMSHLRDMWEETSFHLERFQRLASCVEAEKEGLKSRQRPSWMLSFTPTFTDSKWIEASKKPKVAVIREEGSNGDREMSAAFYAAGFEPWDITMSDLLSGAFSLHQFRGIVFVGGFSYADVLDSAKGWSACIRFNQPLLTQFQEFYNRRDTFSLGVCNGCQLMALLGWVPGAQVGGTLGMGGDPSQPRFIHNQSGRFECRFTSVTIGNSPAIMFKGMEGSTLGVWAAHGEGRAYFPGNDVLDHVLKLDLTPLRYCDDDGKVTEVYPFNPNGSPLGVAAICSPDGRHLAMMPHPERCFLMWQFPWYPKEWDVDKKGPSPWLQMFQNAREWCS; encoded by the exons ATGGCTGCTGCAGGGGAAATCACAGCGGCGGAGTTCCTGCAG GGTTCACGGAGGCAAAACCTGTTTCTGCAGAGGAGTTCTCGTAAGCAGATACACCGTATTCTCTGGGGTTCCCTTCGCCATCAAAGCTATTCAAGGAGGATATTTAATGGAGGTGTTATTTCTAGAATTCTCCTTCCTGTAAAACCCAGGGCTGTAGTTTCTGAAGGGGTGAGCAGTTTGGCGAATGAAGAATCAAATGAAATTGGAAGCTCCGCTGGGGAGGTTATACATTTTTATCGTGCCCCCCTGATTCAAGAGAACGCAACCACAGAGCTTCTTAAGTCGGTCCAAACCAAGATTTCCAGTCAGATTATTGGTCTGAAAACTGAGCACTGTTTCAATATTGCGCTTAGCTCCAGGCTCTCAAAAGAGAAGCTTGAAGTACTAAAATGGCTTCTCCAAGAGACGTATGAGCCTCAGAATCTGGGTACCGAGAGTTTTTTTGACAAGGACAGACAGAAAGGTGTCTCCACTGTGGTAGTTGAAGTTGGGCCCCGTCTGTCTTTTACGACGGCATGGTCTGCTAATGCTGTATCAATTTGTCAAGCATGTGGATTGACTGAGGTGAGCCGCTTGGAGAGGTCAAGGAGATACTTGTTGTACCTCAAGGCAGGGTCTGATTTGTTGCAGGAACAGCAAATTATCGAGTTTGCTGCAATGGTTCATGATCGAATGACAGAGTGTGTTTATCCCAAGAAGCTTATGTCATTTGAGACTAGTGTAATTCCCGATGAAGTTCGGTACATTCCAGTCATGGAGAGGGGACGGGAAGCACTGGAGGAGATCAATGAGGAAATGGGTTTGGCCTTTGATGAACAGGATTTACAGTATTACACAAAGCTCTTCAGGGATGACATCAAGAGGAACCCAACAACTGTGGAACTCTTTGATATTGCACAGTCTAACAGTGAGCACAGCAGGCACTGGTTTTTTACTGGGAAAATTGTTATCGATGGCCAGCTTATGAGTAGGACTCTTATGCAGATTGTGAAGAGCACTTTGCAGGCAAATCCAAATAACTCTGTCATTGGGTTCAAGGACAACTCAAGTGCAATCAGGGGCTTCCTGGTGAAGCAGTTGCGGCCAGTGCAGCCTGGTTCAACATCTCTGTTGAGCATTGCTAGTCATGACCTTGATATCTTATTTACTGCAGAGACACACAACTTCCCTTGTGCAGTGGCACCTTATCCTGGTGCAGAGACAGGTGCTGGTGGTCGTATTCGGGATACCCATGCTACTGGGAGGGGGTCTTTTGTTGTGGCCTCCACAGCTGGTTACTGTGTTGGCAACCTTCATATTGAAGGGTCTTATGCACCATGGGAAGATCTTTCTTTCACATACCCTTCAAACTTGGCTTCCCCTCTGCAGATTCTTATTGATGCAAGCAATGGTGCATCTGACTATGGGAATAAATTTGGCGAGCCATTGATTCAGGGGTACACTAGAACTTTTGGAATGAGACTCCCAAGTGGAGAAAGGCGGGAATGGTTAAAGCCGATCATGTTTAGTGGAGGAATTGGGCAGATCGATCACATTCATATATCCAAAGGTGAGCCAGAAGTTGGGATGCTAGTAGTGAAGATTGGAGGACCAGCATATAGGATAGGAATGGGTGGTGGTGCAGCATCAAGCATGGTGAGTGGCCAGAATGACGCAGAGCTTGATTTTAATGCAGTGCAGCGAGGGGATGCAGAGATGGCACAGAAGTTGTACCGTGTTGTCCGTGCTTGTGTTGAGATGGGGGAGAAGAACCCAATTATCAGCATCCATGATCAGGGTGCTGGTGGCAATTGTAATGTTGTCAAAGAAATAATACATCCAAAGGGTGCTGAGATTGATATTCGGGCAATTGTAGTTGGTGACCATACAATGTCAGTTTTAGAAATATGGGGTGCTGAGTACCAAGAACAAGATGCAATACTTGTGAAGCCTGAGAGCCGTGGTCTTCTACAATCAATTTGCGACAGAGAAAGGGTGTCCATGGCTGTTATTGGAGCTATCGATGGTAAGGGTCAAATTGTTCTTGTAGATAGCTTAGCTAGGGAACATTGCCATTCAAGTGGACTTCCTGAGCCCCCTCCTGCTGTGGATCTTGATCTTGAGAAAGTGCTCGGTGATATGCCTCAGAAATGCTTTGAATTCAACCGGATGATTCAAACCCGGAAACCACTTGATATTGCCCCTGGGACCACATTAATGGATTCTCTACAAAGGGTACTAAGGCTTCCATCAGTTTGTTCGAAGCGCTTTTTGACGACTAAAGTAGATAGGTGTGTGACAGGTCTTGTGGCACAGCAGCAGACTGTTGGGCCCTTGCAAATTACACTTTCTGATGTTGCAGTCATTGCTCAAACATATAATGATCTTTCTGGGGGTGCTTGTGCGATTGGGGAGCAGCCCATCAAAGGTTTGCTAGATCCAAAAGCAATGGCGAGGCTTGCTGTTGGAGAAGCACTTACAAACCTCGTCTGGGCTAAGATTACTTCTCTTTCTGATGTGAAGGCAAGTGGGAACTGGATGTACGCTGCTAAGCTTGATGGGGAAGGAGCAGCAATGTATGATGCTGCTATTGCTCTTTCAGAAGCAATGATTGAATTGGGTATTGCAATTGATGGGGGCAAGGACAGCCTTTCCATGGCAGCCCATGCAGATGGTGAGGTTGTCAAGGCTCCTGGAAATCTTGTTATCAGTGCTTACGCCACTTGTCCGGATATAACATTGACAGTGACTCCGGACCTGAAGCTCGGAAATGATGGTGTCCTGCTTCATGTTGATTTGGCTAAAGGAAAGCGGCGTTTGGGTGGATCTGCTTTTGCTCAGGTTTTTGACCAAGTTGGAGATGAATGCCCTGATCTTGATGATGCCCCTTACCTCAAAACAGTTTTCGACTTTGTTCAGGAACTGCTTACTGGTGGATTGATCTCAGCTGGTCATGACATTAGTGATGGTGGGCTGATTGTTTGTGTCCTTGAAATGGCTTTTGCTGGGAACTGTGGTGTCCTTTTGGACTTTAGTTCACATCGTAAGAGCCTCTTTGAAGCACTCTTTGCAGAAGAGCTAGGTCTCGTAATTGAGATTAGCAAGCAGAACTTGGATGTAGTCATGGAGAAGCTTGATAGGGTCGGCATTTACTTTGAGGTCATTGGGCATGTAACTGCTTCACCCACTATAGAACTAAGGGTTGATGGGGCAATCCAATTGAAAGAGGAGATGTCTCACCTCCGAGACATGTGGGAGGAAACTAGTTTCCATCTAGAAAGGTTCCAAAGGTTGGCTTCCTGTGTTGAAGCAGAAAAAGAGGGTTTGAAGAGTAGGCAAAGGCCTTCTTGGATGTTGTCCTTCACTCCTACATTTACTGATTCGAAATGGATCGAAGCAagtaaaaaaccaaaagtagCTGTGATCCGAGAGGAGGGTAGCAATGGGGACAGAGAAATGTCTGCTGCATTTTATGCTGCTGGTTTTGAACCCTGGGATATCACAATGTCAGACCTTCTTAGTGGGGCATTCTCTTTACACCAGTTTCGCGGGATTGTGTTTGTAGGAGGTTTCAGTTATGCAGATGTTCTGGACTCTGCAAAAGGTTGGTCAGCCTGCATAAGGTTCAACCAACCTCTACTAACGCAATTCCAGGAGTTTTATAACAGGCGTGACACATTCAGTCTTGGAGTTTGCAATGGGTGTCAGCTTATGGCTTTGCTGGGATGGGTCCCAGGAGCTCAAGTTGGAGGCACCCTTGGTATGGGTGGGGACCCATCTCAGCCAAGGTTCATCCACAATCAGTCTGGTAGGTTTGAATGCCGCTTCACCAGTGTGACGATAGGTAACTCACCTGCAATAATGTTCAAAGGAATGGAGGGTAGTACATTGGGTGTGTGGGCTGCTCATGGCGAGGGGAGGGCATATTTCCCTGGCAATGATGTTTTAGATCATGTCCTTAAACTTGACTTGACCCCATTGAGATACTGTGATGATGATGGGAAGGTGACAGAGGTTTATCCTTTCAACCCGAATGGGTCTCCATTGGGTGTAGCGGCAATCTGTTCACCAGATGGGAGACACCTTGCCATGATGCCTCATCCTGAGCGATGCTTCCTGATGTGGCAGTTTCCATGGTATCCAAAGGAATGGGATGTGGACAAGAAAGGCCCTAGTCCGTGGCTGCAGATGTTTCAAAATGCTAGGGAGTGGTGTTCTTGA
- the LOC122653154 gene encoding LOB domain-containing protein 33-like: MTGLGPSCGACKFLRRKCTDGCIFAPYFCSEQGVHHFAAVHKVFGASNVSKLLSHLPVHHRSEAAITISYEALARIRDPVYGCSAQIFALQQQVANLQEEIEFLESQVANFINGLSHESSQATNETDNWFPLSSQVDAIDGKDSLHQQPHQPSHTSNINGNVLIASEMNARYSPVYTQEYQYSYCNSTNEPNSLGRDHMEMKQEILPSGLDDIPNMAYY, translated from the exons ATGACAGGGCTTGGACCATCATGTGGTGCATGCAAGTTCCTGAGAAGAAAGTGTACAGATGGATGCATATTTGCTCCCTACTTCTGTTCTGAGCAAGGTGTGCACCACTTTGCTGCAGTTCACAAGGTGTTTGGGGCAAGCAATGTGTCGAAGCTGTTATCTCACCTTCCAGTTCACCACCGAAGTGAAGCAGCCATCACAATCTCTTATGAAGCACTAGCCAGAATACGAGATCCTGTATATGGCTGTAGTGCTCAGATCTTTGCACTTCAACAGCAG GTAGCAAATCTTCAAGAGGAGATTGAATTTCTGGAATCTCAAGTAGCAAATTTCATCAATGGTCTTAGTCATGAAAGTTCCCAAGCAACAAATGAAACCGATAATTGGTTTCCACTTTCTTCACAGGTAGATGCTATAGATGGAAAAGATTCTCTTCATCAACAGCCTCATCAGCCTTCCCATACATCAAATATCAATGGTAATGTGCTGATTGCAAGTGAAATGAATGCAAGATATTCTCCCGTTTACACACAGGAGTACCAATACTCATATTGTAACTCTACAAATGAGCCAAACTCACTTGGGAGAGACCATATGGAGATGAAGCAAGAAATCTTGCCTAGTGGGTTGGATGACATCCCCAATATGGCATATTACTGA